From Bacteroidota bacterium, a single genomic window includes:
- a CDS encoding OsmC family protein — translation MSTHNIFVEWTGNATELIGHNPDGPTVVMDSDKTKGTSPMVLLLHAEAGCSGLDVISLLEKMRQPLKGLKIEVEGIKGDGEFPRIWEKIHVRYIITGPIDPEKAHKAVELSLTKYCSVSAMLGKAAEVTHEVVLIAE, via the coding sequence ATGAGTACGCACAACATCTTTGTAGAATGGACCGGCAACGCAACCGAACTGATTGGCCACAATCCTGATGGTCCCACAGTGGTCATGGACAGCGATAAAACCAAAGGGACAAGCCCGATGGTATTGCTCTTGCATGCCGAGGCAGGTTGTTCCGGTTTGGATGTGATCTCCCTGCTGGAGAAGATGCGCCAACCGCTCAAGGGCCTCAAAATCGAGGTCGAAGGCATCAAAGGCGATGGCGAATTTCCGCGCATCTGGGAAAAAATTCATGTGCGCTACATCATCACAGGCCCGATTGACCCCGAAAAGGCCCACAAGGCCGTCGAATTGTCACTCACCAAGTATTGCTCCGTTTCAGCCATGCTCGGCAAAGCCGCTGAGGTCACGCACGAAGTTGTGCTGATCGCGGAATAA
- a CDS encoding SprB repeat-containing protein has protein sequence MGALLLLLALFSGGLRAQVPGCGASVPYELVNLTGNPDSIWISDPTVRQGQCCGVSNPIRCVSYEIILDPNAAGIVMSSSEGALPPGSYFYQIGCGPTHYLDSVICLTGVGPHYITFCKPGGNTNIYQIASVGKPTFPADDSTRIGCTKKITTYGLVQSSVTWNSVFPGAPGAFNSYLSATSNATAVNFSPTAGAPAFIDYQICGQPSADECGYILYTCDTVRMYVKAALGVTVSPNPANFCASGSGVTLTAFPSGGDGNYTYEWKNPLGAVVGTGVSIVATLAGNYSLEVNDGMSDASCAGVNVTVNVSITSNPVVNAGPDQTLCPVAPVAVLNGTITNAPAGVWSGGAGIFSPSPNAIDPTYTPTPLEIAAGSVTLTLTSSSGGACLDVADNVTIFFGDTLNVSIPPQTILCFGDSATMTATVGTGNGGYTYLWNTGATTPSINMPSGAWCVTVTDALNCTDNACFNLLTPPVLTAAASATDASTPAGSDGTANVVAAGGTGPYTYLWSTGATTPGISGLSMGVYTVTVTDNNGCSIVTSTIVNDPRCLGFSASATGSDLNCFGEKNQIAFVDNVTGGVLPYSFQWQTSPVQSNDTAFGLGAGTYIVIVRDGIGCSHMTSATVTEPPQITNLMTQTNNAVIGGTSGTATSNPGGGSPLFTYVWSDGQTTQTATGLAAGLYYLTLTDSRGCKMTDSVLIAEPPCNSLNVIILHTDVSCRGGSDGVVTASVTGATPPVTYLWNTGATTSSIVGLPAGNYSVTVTDSLNCTNFASHTLTEPTLLSMGMVLTNVRCYDGNEGSIDITVSGGVPPYQFQWSNGSVSEDLSLLLAGVYSVTVTDANNCTVTGSRTVTQPALLVLSALSDSVTCHGGADGAIDLSVTGGQVLYAYLWSNTATTQDISALHAGGYAVTLTDGNGCIATDVFSVSEPDSMIVDSIIADCPLPGGSTANVTVFVSGGNGTAYQVSYDNGTTWGTAGDLTESLPVDSTYLVIVRDGIACFSATFSLTILPAVVIDSVTFPLCSAIGTTTVTATAFPAGGDGGPYQVSFDNGATWGVAGDYDATVNVATPISVIVRDARGCLSATTVVTVPGPMITVTDAVSSFNCGFNISCNGASDGSIQISTTGGTAPYTYLWSNGAVTDDILGLVAGSYSYTVTDGNGCTNTNTITLTEPVLLASSGIPATFSCGFNVSCNGATNGSINFTATGGCAPYAFLWSTGATTEDVSALGAGTYGVTVTDANGCTTTNSFTLTQPVILSSSGVPATYNCGYNVSAAGATDGSINLTAVGGCAPYTYLWSNGSTSEDVSALGAGTYGVTVTDANGCTSTSSFTLTEPAILASSGVPATFNCGYNVTCNGATNGSINFTATGGCAPYAFLWSTGATTEDVSALGAGTYGVTVTDANGITTTNSFTLTQPWFASSGVPATFSCGYNVTCNGATNGSINFTATGGCAPYAFLWSTGATTEDVSALGAGTYGVTVTDANGCTTTNSFTLTEPVILASSGIPATFSCGYNVTCNGATNGSINFTATGGCAPYAFLWSTGATTEDVSALGAGTYGVTVTDANGCTTTNSFTLTEPVILASSGVPATFSCGYNVTCNGATNGSINFTATGGCAPYAFIWSTGATTEDVSALGAGTYGVTVTDANGCTTTNSFTLTEPVILASSGVPATFSCGCNVTCNGATNGSINFTATGGCAPYAFIWSTGATTEDVSALGAGTYGVTVTDANGCTTTNSFTLTEPVILASSGVPATFSCGFNVSCNGATNGSINFTATGGCPPYAFLWSTGATTEDVSALGADRVRDRANGHHHAPPPPSPGAPPPPTFRLGAGTYGVTVTDANGCTTTNSFTLTEPVILASSGVPATFSCGYNVTCNGASNGSINFIATGGCAPYSFLWSTGATTEDVSALGAGTYGVTVTDANGCTTTNSFTLTEPVILASSGVPATFSCGYNVTCNGATNGSINFTATGGCAPYAFLWSTGATTEDVSALGAGTYGVTVTDANGCTTTNSFTLTEPVILASSGIPATFSCGYNVTCNGATNGSINFTATGGCAPYAFIWSTGATTEDVSALGAGTYGVTVTDANGCTTTNSFTLTEPVILASSGVPATFSCGYNVTCNGATNGSINFTATGGCAPYAFIWSTGATTEDVSALGAGTYGVTVTDANGCTTTNSFTLTQPVILSSSGVPATYNCGYNVSAAGATDGSINLTAVGGCAPYAFLWSTGATTEDVSALGAGTYGVTVTDANGCTSTSSFTLTEPAILASSGVPATFNCGYNVTCNGATNGSINFTATGGCAPYAFLWSTGATTEDVSALGAGTYGVTVTDANGITTTNSFTLTQPAVLASSGIPATFSCGYNVTCNGATNGSINFTATGGCAPYAFIWSTGATTEDVSALGAGTYGVTVTDANGCTTTNSFTLTEPVILASSGVPATFSCGYNVTCNGATNGSINFTATGGCAPYAFLWTKGATTEDVSALGAGTYGVTVTDANGCTTTNSFTLTEPVILASSGVPATFSCGYNVTCNGATNGSINFTATGGCAPYAFLWSTGATTEDVSALGAGTYGVTVTDANGCTTTNSFTLTEPVILASSGVPATFSCGYNVTCNGATNGSINFTATGGCAPYAFIWSTGATTEDVSALGAGTYGVTVTDANGCTTTNSFTLTEPVILASSGVPATFSCGYNVTCNGATNGSINFTATGGCAPYAFLWSTGATTEDVSALGAGTYGVTVTDANGCTTTNSFTYPTGSFPAGPAPKGYKRRARGATGAARGRAPRTAACAALHLPRRHQGRQLQPRARP, from the coding sequence ATGGGGGCGTTATTGCTCTTGCTCGCGCTGTTTTCAGGTGGGCTTCGGGCTCAAGTTCCGGGTTGCGGTGCCTCAGTTCCCTACGAATTGGTGAATCTGACTGGCAATCCTGACTCCATTTGGATTTCTGATCCTACTGTGCGACAAGGGCAGTGTTGCGGGGTGTCAAATCCGATTCGCTGCGTTTCCTACGAGATCATTCTCGATCCGAATGCAGCGGGAATTGTGATGAGTTCCAGCGAGGGGGCTTTGCCTCCCGGTTCGTATTTCTACCAAATCGGTTGCGGGCCTACGCATTATCTGGATTCAGTGATTTGTTTGACCGGGGTCGGTCCGCACTACATCACCTTCTGTAAACCTGGCGGCAACACCAATATTTACCAGATCGCATCCGTAGGAAAGCCAACCTTTCCAGCCGATGATTCGACCCGGATTGGTTGCACCAAGAAGATCACCACCTACGGTTTGGTTCAGTCATCCGTCACGTGGAACTCTGTATTTCCCGGTGCACCCGGTGCTTTCAACAGTTACTTGAGTGCGACTTCCAATGCAACTGCGGTCAATTTTTCACCCACTGCAGGTGCGCCGGCCTTCATCGACTATCAAATCTGTGGACAGCCAAGTGCCGACGAATGCGGGTATATCCTTTACACCTGCGACACGGTGCGCATGTACGTCAAAGCAGCCTTGGGTGTAACCGTTTCGCCCAATCCTGCTAATTTTTGCGCTTCAGGGTCAGGGGTCACGCTAACCGCCTTCCCATCGGGTGGTGATGGCAATTATACCTACGAATGGAAAAATCCGCTTGGTGCTGTCGTCGGAACGGGGGTATCCATCGTGGCCACTTTGGCCGGGAACTACAGTTTGGAGGTTAATGACGGAATGAGCGACGCGAGCTGTGCGGGGGTGAATGTGACCGTCAACGTGTCGATCACTTCCAATCCGGTCGTGAATGCGGGGCCCGACCAAACCTTGTGCCCGGTTGCTCCAGTTGCGGTGTTGAATGGAACAATCACCAATGCACCTGCAGGTGTATGGTCGGGTGGGGCCGGGATATTTTCTCCGAGTCCGAATGCCATTGATCCGACCTACACCCCGACACCCTTGGAAATTGCGGCGGGGTCTGTGACACTTACCCTCACCTCATCCTCCGGAGGAGCCTGTCTGGATGTCGCCGATAATGTGACGATTTTCTTTGGAGATACGCTCAACGTGAGCATCCCTCCGCAAACAATATTGTGTTTCGGCGACAGTGCGACCATGACGGCGACCGTGGGAACCGGAAACGGGGGCTACACCTATTTGTGGAATACAGGAGCCACGACGCCATCCATCAATATGCCTTCCGGTGCTTGGTGTGTCACCGTCACCGATGCTTTGAATTGTACAGACAACGCCTGCTTCAACCTGTTGACCCCACCGGTACTCACGGCAGCAGCCTCCGCCACCGACGCCAGTACGCCTGCCGGCAGCGACGGGACTGCCAACGTTGTGGCCGCAGGTGGAACAGGGCCCTATACTTACCTCTGGAGCACCGGCGCCACAACTCCGGGCATTTCGGGTCTTTCCATGGGCGTCTACACCGTTACCGTCACGGACAATAACGGATGTAGTATTGTGACCTCGACGATCGTCAACGACCCGCGCTGCCTCGGATTTTCGGCATCAGCAACGGGTTCGGATTTGAATTGTTTTGGTGAAAAGAATCAAATTGCATTCGTAGACAATGTAACTGGCGGGGTTCTTCCTTATTCGTTTCAATGGCAGACCAGTCCAGTTCAGTCCAATGACACTGCTTTTGGCCTCGGTGCGGGTACATATATCGTGATCGTTCGCGACGGGATTGGATGTTCGCACATGACCAGCGCAACCGTCACCGAGCCGCCGCAAATCACCAACCTGATGACACAAACCAACAATGCGGTCATCGGGGGAACCAGCGGAACCGCGACTTCCAACCCTGGCGGCGGTTCGCCGCTCTTCACCTACGTTTGGAGTGATGGGCAAACGACACAGACCGCAACAGGACTTGCAGCCGGCTTATATTATTTGACACTCACGGATTCTCGGGGATGCAAAATGACCGACAGCGTGTTGATTGCTGAGCCGCCTTGCAATAGTCTGAATGTTATCATTTTGCATACGGATGTCAGCTGCAGAGGTGGGAGTGATGGCGTTGTTACAGCCTCGGTAACGGGTGCAACGCCGCCTGTTACTTACTTATGGAATACTGGCGCGACAACCTCCTCGATTGTGGGTTTGCCTGCAGGTAACTATTCGGTGACCGTGACTGACAGTCTCAACTGCACCAACTTTGCCTCGCATACCTTGACCGAGCCGACCTTGTTGTCGATGGGCATGGTCCTGACGAATGTACGCTGCTATGACGGCAACGAGGGTTCGATCGACATCACTGTTTCGGGCGGTGTCCCGCCGTATCAATTCCAATGGTCCAACGGTTCGGTTTCGGAGGATTTGAGCCTCTTGCTGGCCGGGGTCTACAGTGTTACAGTCACTGATGCCAACAATTGTACGGTAACTGGATCGCGCACCGTGACCCAGCCTGCATTGCTGGTGCTCTCGGCCTTGTCTGACAGTGTCACCTGCCACGGCGGGGCTGATGGCGCGATTGACCTAAGCGTCACCGGCGGGCAGGTTTTGTACGCCTACCTCTGGAGCAATACTGCCACCACACAAGATATTTCCGCATTGCATGCTGGCGGTTATGCCGTCACGCTTACCGATGGCAACGGGTGTATTGCCACGGACGTGTTCAGCGTCAGTGAGCCAGATTCCATGATCGTCGATTCAATCATAGCGGATTGTCCCTTGCCTGGCGGATCGACTGCGAATGTGACTGTATTTGTCTCCGGCGGAAATGGCACTGCCTACCAAGTTTCTTATGACAACGGTACGACCTGGGGAACTGCGGGTGATTTGACCGAATCATTGCCTGTGGACAGCACGTATTTAGTGATTGTCAGGGATGGTATTGCATGTTTTTCGGCAACCTTTTCGCTGACCATCCTTCCTGCGGTCGTGATCGACAGCGTCACATTTCCGCTGTGTTCGGCAATCGGAACTACAACTGTGACAGCTACTGCATTTCCGGCCGGCGGAGACGGGGGTCCCTACCAAGTCAGCTTTGACAACGGCGCCACTTGGGGCGTAGCAGGAGATTACGACGCTACGGTCAATGTTGCCACGCCGATTTCAGTGATTGTACGCGATGCACGTGGTTGTTTGAGCGCGACGACGGTGGTGACCGTTCCCGGCCCAATGATCACGGTTACGGATGCAGTTTCCTCATTCAACTGCGGATTCAACATTTCCTGCAACGGAGCATCGGATGGATCCATTCAAATTTCAACAACGGGAGGCACGGCACCCTATACTTATCTTTGGAGCAATGGTGCGGTGACCGATGACATTTTGGGACTTGTTGCCGGAAGTTATTCCTACACAGTCACCGACGGCAACGGCTGTACCAATACAAATACGATTACGCTGACCGAACCCGTTTTGCTGGCCAGCAGCGGCATCCCTGCCACCTTCAGTTGCGGTTTCAACGTGTCTTGTAACGGCGCGACGAATGGCAGCATCAACTTCACAGCGACGGGCGGCTGCGCACCTTATGCGTTCCTCTGGAGCACGGGTGCGACGACCGAGGACGTTTCGGCCTTGGGAGCAGGCACTTACGGCGTGACGGTCACCGACGCGAACGGTTGCACGACAACCAACAGCTTCACCCTCACGCAACCTGTGATCCTTTCCAGCAGCGGTGTCCCTGCCACCTACAATTGCGGCTACAATGTCAGTGCGGCTGGAGCCACGGACGGCAGCATCAACCTCACAGCGGTGGGTGGATGCGCTCCGTATACCTATCTCTGGTCGAATGGTTCCACTTCGGAGGACGTTTCGGCCTTGGGTGCAGGCACCTACGGAGTGACCGTCACCGATGCCAATGGCTGCACTTCGACCAGCAGCTTCACGCTGACCGAGCCTGCGATCCTGGCATCGAGCGGCGTCCCTGCAACCTTCAATTGCGGCTACAATGTCACCTGCAACGGTGCCACCAACGGCAGCATCAACTTTACAGCCACGGGCGGCTGCGCACCTTACGCCTTCCTCTGGAGCACGGGTGCCACCACCGAGGACGTTTCAGCCCTGGGCGCAGGCACTTACGGCGTGACGGTCACCGATGCCAACGGAATCACGACCACCAACAGCTTCACGCTGACACAGCCATGGTTTGCCAGCAGCGGCGTCCCTGCCACCTTCAGCTGCGGTTACAATGTGACCTGCAACGGTGCCACCAACGGCAGCATCAACTTCACAGCCACGGGCGGCTGCGCACCTTACGCCTTCCTCTGGAGCACGGGTGCAACGACCGAGGACGTTTCGGCCCTGGGTGCAGGTACTTACGGCGTGACGGTCACCGACGCCAACGGTTGCACGACGACCAACAGCTTCACGTTGACTGAGCCGGTGATTCTGGCCAGCAGCGGCATCCCTGCGACCTTCAGCTGCGGTTACAATGTCACCTGCAACGGTGCCACCAACGGCAGCATCAACTTCACAGCCACGGGCGGCTGCGCACCTTATGCGTTCCTTTGGAGCACGGGTGCGACCACCGAGGACGTTTCGGCCTTGGGTGCAGGTACTTACGGCGTCACCGTGACCGACGCGAACGGTTGCACCACAACCAACAGCTTCACGTTGACTGAGCCGGTGATTCTGGCCAGCAGCGGCGTCCCTGCAACCTTCAGCTGCGGTTACAATGTGACCTGCAACGGTGCCACCAACGGCAGCATCAACTTCACAGCCACGGGCGGCTGCGCACCTTATGCCTTCATTTGGAGCACGGGTGCAACGACCGAGGACGTTTCGGCCTTGGGTGCAGGTACTTACGGCGTGACGGTGACCGACGCGAACGGTTGCACGACAACCAACAGCTTCACGTTGACTGAGCCGGTGATCCTGGCCAGCAGCGGTGTCCCTGCCACCTTCAGCTGCGGTTGCAATGTGACTTGCAACGGTGCCACCAACGGCAGCATCAACTTCACAGCCACGGGCGGCTGCGCACCTTATGCCTTCATTTGGAGCACAGGTGCAACCACCGAGGACGTTTCGGCCTTGGGAGCCGGCACTTACGGCGTGACGGTCACCGACGCCAACGGTTGCACGACAACCAACAGCTTCACGTTGACTGAGCCGGTGATTCTGGCCAGCAGCGGTGTCCCTGCCACCTTCAGCTGCGGTTTCAACGTGTCTTGCAACGGCGCGACGAACGGCAGCATCAACTTCACAGCCACGGGAGGCTGCCCACCTTATGCGTTCCTCTGGAGCACGGGTGCGACGACCGAGGACGTTTCGGCCTTGGGAGCGGACCGGGTACGTGACCGAGCCAACGGGCACCACCACGCTCCGCCACCCCCCTCCCCGGGCGCCCCCCCCCCACCGACGTTTCGGCTGGGTGCCGGCACTTACGGCGTGACGGTCACCGACGCGAACGGTTGCACGACAACCAACAGCTTCACGTTGACCGAGCCGGTGATCCTGGCCAGCAGCGGTGTCCCTGCCACCTTCAGCTGCGGTTACAATGTCACCTGCAACGGTGCCAGCAACGGCAGCATCAACTTCATAGCCACGGGAGGCTGCGCACCTTATTCGTTCCTCTGGAGCACTGGTGCGACGACCGAGGACGTTTCGGCCTTGGGAGCAGGCACGTACGGCGTAACCGTGACCGATGCCAACGGTTGCACGACAACCAACAGCTTCACGTTGACCGAGCCGGTGATTCTGGCCAGCAGCGGTGTCCCTGCAACCTTCAGCTGCGGTTACAATGTGACCTGCAACGGTGCCACCAACGGCAGCATCAACTTCACAGCCACGGGCGGCTGCGCACCTTATGCCTTCCTCTGGAGCACGGGTGCGACGACCGAGGACGTTTCGGCCTTGGGAGCAGGCACTTACGGCGTGACGGTGACGGATGCGAACGGTTGCACGACAACCAACAGCTTCACGTTGACCGAGCCGGTGATCCTGGCCAGCAGCGGTATCCCTGCCACCTTCAGCTGCGGTTACAATGTCACTTGCAACGGTGCCACCAACGGCAGCATCAACTTTACAGCCACGGGCGGCTGCGCACCTTATGCGTTCATTTGGAGCACGGGTGCGACGACCGAGGATGTTTCGGCCTTGGGAGCTGGCACTTATGGCGTCACCGTGACCGACGCGAACGGTTGCACGACAACCAACAGCTTCACGTTGACTGAGCCGGTGATTCTGGCCAGCAGCGGTGTCCCTGCCACCTTCAGCTGCGGTTACAATGTCACCTGCAACGGTGCCACCAACGGCAGCATCAACTTCACAGCCACGGGCGGCTGCGCACCTTATGCGTTCATTTGGAGCACGGGTGCGACGACCGAGGACGTTTCGGCCTTGGGAGCAGGCACGTACGGCGTAACTGTGACCGATGCCAACGGTTGCACGACAACCAACAGCTTCACCCTCACCCAACCTGTGATCCTTTCCAGCAGCGGTGTCCCTGCCACCTACAATTGCGGCTACAATGTCAGCGCGGCTGGAGCCACGGACGGCAGCATCAACCTCACAGCGGTGGGTGGATGCGCGCCTTATGCCTTCCTCTGGAGCACGGGTGCAACGACCGAGGACGTTTCGGCCCTGGGTGCAGGTACTTACGGAGTGACCGTCACCGATGCCAATGGCTGCACTTCGACCAGCAGCTTCACGCTGACCGAGCCTGCGATCCTGGCATCGAGCGGCGTCCCTGCAACCTTCAATTGCGGCTACAATGTCACCTGCAACGGTGCCACCAACGGCAGCATCAACTTTACAGCCACGGGCGGCTGCGCACCGTACGCTTTCCTCTGGAGCACGGGTGCCACCACCGAGGACGTTTCGGCACTGGGCGCAGGCACCTATGGCGTGACGGTCACCGATGCCAACGGAATCACGACCACCAACAGCTTCACGCTGACACAGCCGGCGGTTCTTGCCAGCAGCGGCATTCCTGCCACTTTCAGCTGCGGTTACAATGTGACCTGCAACGGTGCCACCAACGGCAGCATCAACTTCACAGCCACGGGCGGCTGCGCGCCTTATGCCTTCATTTGGAGCACGGGTGCCACCACCGAGGACGTTTCGGCCTTGGGAGCAGGCACTTACGGCGTGACGGTGACGGATGCGAACGGTTGCACGACAACCAACAGCTTCACGTTGACTGAGCCGGTGATTCTGGCCAGCAGCGGTGTCCCTGCCACCTTCAGCTGCGGTTACAATGTCACCTGCAACGGTGCCACCAACGGCAGCATCAACTTCACAGCCACGGGCGGCTGTGCACCTTACGCCTTCCTCTGGACCAAGGGTGCAACGACCGAGGACGTTTCGGCCCTGGGTGCAGGTACTTACGGCGTGACGGTGACGGATGCCAACGGTTGCACGACAACCAACAGCTTCACGTTGACCGAGCCGGTGATCCTGGCCAGCAGCGGTGTCCCTGCCACCTTCAGCTGCGGTTACAATGTCACCTGCAACGGTGCCACCAACGGCAGCATCAACTTCACAGCCACGGGCGGCTGCGCACCGTACGCCTTCCTCTGGAGCACGGGTGCCACCACCGAGGACGTTTCGGCCTTGGGAGCAGGCACTTACGGCGTGACGGTCACCGACGCGAACGGTTGCACGACAACCAACAGCTTCACGTTGACCGAGCCGGTGATTCTGGCCAGCAGCGGCGTCCCTGCCACCTTCAGCTGCGGTTACAATGTCACCTGCAACGGTGCCACCAACGGCAGCATCAACTTTACAGCCACGGGCGGCTGCGCACCTTATGCCTTCATTTGGAGCACGGGTGCGACGACCGAGGACGTTTCGGCCTTGGGAGCAGGCACTTACGGCGTGACGGTCACCGACGCGAACGGTTGCACGACAACCAACAGCTTCACGTTGACTGAGCCGGTGATCCTGGCCAGCAGCGGTGTCCCTGCCACCTTCAGCTGCGGTTACAATGTGACCTGCAACGGTGCCACCAACGGCAGCATCAACTTCACAGCCACGGGCGGCTGCGCACCTTATGCCTTCCTCTGGAGCACGGGTGCGACGACCGAGGACGTTTCGGCCTTGGGAGCAGGCACTTACGGCGTGACGGTCACCGACGCGAACGGTTGCACGACAACCAACAGCTTCACCTACCCAACCGGATCCTTTCCAGCAGGGCCTGCACCAAAGGGCTACAAGCGGCGAGCCCGCGGCGCCACCGGCGCCGCCCGGGGACGGGCGCCCCGCACCGCAGCCTGCGCTGCCCTGCACCTTCCCCGCCGCCACCAAGGCAGACAACTACAGCCACGGGCGCGCCCTTAG
- a CDS encoding DUF952 domain-containing protein has protein sequence MMHKGKIFHLVTPKRWEKALIEGRYRPDSLKTEGFIHCSTWDQLLESANLHFKEEDQLVVTYIIEKHVKKNLVWEKGRNEQDFPHLYGEFPFAAVETTRMLVRNAQGQFEMLEE, from the coding sequence ATGATGCACAAAGGGAAAATATTTCATCTCGTAACCCCCAAGCGTTGGGAAAAGGCCTTGATCGAAGGCCGTTATCGTCCCGATTCGCTCAAAACAGAAGGCTTCATTCACTGCTCGACCTGGGATCAACTTTTGGAAAGTGCCAATCTGCATTTCAAGGAAGAAGATCAATTGGTTGTGACCTATATCATAGAAAAGCACGTGAAGAAGAACTTGGTTTGGGAAAAGGGCAGGAACGAGCAGGACTTCCCGCATCTTTATGGCGAATTTCCATTTGCGGCTGTCGAAACTACACGAATGCTCGTCCGAAATGCGCAAGGACAATTTGAAATGTTAGAAGAATGA